From a region of the Roseobacter litoralis Och 149 genome:
- a CDS encoding c-type cytochrome, with product MRGLAAILGIGVLASLGAGAYVWTGSADDGQGGVMPESVDLVAGKALYAETCAACHGANLEGQDNWRSPGEDGRLPAPPHDETGHTWHHGDQVLFDYTKLGGRAVMAAQGMEFDSGMPGFGDQLSDQEIWNVLGYIKSTWPEEIQDMQAARTNGVPVN from the coding sequence ATGAGAGGTCTGGCTGCCATCCTCGGGATTGGCGTCCTGGCGTCTCTCGGGGCAGGGGCCTATGTCTGGACCGGGTCTGCCGATGACGGCCAAGGCGGGGTGATGCCGGAGAGCGTCGATCTCGTCGCCGGCAAGGCGCTTTATGCCGAGACCTGTGCCGCGTGCCATGGGGCCAATCTGGAGGGTCAGGACAACTGGCGGAGTCCGGGCGAGGACGGTCGGCTGCCGGCACCTCCCCATGATGAAACCGGTCACACCTGGCATCACGGGGACCAGGTTCTGTTTGACTACACGAAGCTTGGGGGCCGAGCAGTGATGGCCGCTCAGGGCATGGAGTTCGACAGCGGCATGCCCGGTTTCGGCGACCAACTTTCCGATCAGGAAATCTGGAATGTCCTCGGGTACATCAAGTCAACCTGGCCCGAGGAAATACAGGACATGCAAGCCGCGCGCACCAATGGCGTGCCGGTGAACTAG
- a CDS encoding heavy metal translocating P-type ATPase — translation MTDTSQTTLSIEGMTCASCVGRVEKALAGLDGVSEVAVNLASETARLSLDDPSRLTDATQALASLGYPARTSKVTLNIASMSCASCVGRVDKALADVPGVLSVNVNLAAETATVEYLEGAVSLGDLMAASAAIGYPAEIAEAQASQSRVARKAEEADGLRRSVLLAGILTLPVFILEMGSHLVPAFHHMVMTTIGLQTSWIIQFVLATLVLFGPGRHFYTKGFPALFKGAPDMNSLVAVGTGAAWGYSVVATFLPGLLPEGVRAVYFEAAAVIVVLILIGRWLEARAKGRTGAAIQALLGLQVRTARVIRGGETVEVDVDALAVGDVILVRPGERIPVDGEVTEGSSNVDESMITGEPVPVQKAAGAAVTGGTVNGTGSLTFKAARVGSDTTLAQIIRMVEEAQGAKLPIQGLVDRVTLWFVPAVMMLSALTVAVWLLVGPDPALTFALVAGVSVLIIACPCAMGLATPTSIMMGTGRAAEMGVLFRKGDALQALSEVDVIALDKTGTVTEGQPSLTDLVTTDGLDRDRVLSMIAAVEAQSEHPIAEAIVRGSWAEGIAIPSATGFRSITGYGVAATVEGQEVMVGADRYMSREGIEIAALVETEAELAERGRTALYAAIDGKLAAVIAVADPVKPASQEAIAALHARGFKVAMITGDKRETAEAIARETGIDHVIAGVLPDGKVAALDDLRAGDRKIAFVGDGINDAPALAHADVGIAIGTGTDVAIESADVVLMSGDLRGVVNAVEVSRRTMSNIRQNLVWAFGYNVALIPVAAGVLYPAFGLLLSPVFAAGAMALSSVSVLTNALRLRRIAPALREDRDVTAPRISAQTQPAE, via the coding sequence ATGACCGACACCAGCCAAACAACGCTCAGCATCGAAGGCATGACCTGTGCATCCTGCGTGGGGCGTGTTGAAAAGGCCTTGGCGGGGCTCGACGGGGTTTCCGAAGTCGCCGTCAACCTCGCATCCGAAACGGCGCGCCTTTCGCTGGATGATCCGTCTCGCCTTACCGACGCCACGCAGGCGCTTGCCTCCTTGGGCTATCCGGCGCGGACATCCAAGGTCACCTTGAACATTGCGTCCATGTCCTGCGCATCCTGCGTCGGGCGGGTGGACAAGGCACTGGCGGACGTGCCCGGAGTGCTTTCCGTCAACGTGAACCTGGCGGCAGAAACGGCGACGGTCGAGTATCTCGAGGGCGCAGTGTCCTTGGGCGACTTGATGGCCGCATCGGCGGCGATTGGTTATCCGGCCGAGATTGCAGAGGCGCAGGCGAGCCAGTCTCGCGTCGCACGCAAGGCAGAAGAAGCCGACGGACTGCGCCGCAGCGTCCTTTTGGCAGGAATTCTAACGCTCCCGGTCTTCATTCTAGAAATGGGCTCCCATCTTGTTCCGGCATTTCATCACATGGTGATGACGACGATTGGTCTCCAAACGTCTTGGATCATCCAGTTCGTCCTCGCAACACTCGTCCTCTTCGGGCCGGGACGCCATTTCTACACCAAGGGGTTTCCCGCGCTTTTCAAGGGCGCGCCGGACATGAACAGCCTCGTCGCCGTCGGCACCGGCGCGGCCTGGGGATATTCGGTGGTCGCAACCTTTCTTCCCGGACTTTTGCCAGAAGGGGTGCGTGCGGTCTATTTCGAGGCCGCTGCGGTCATCGTCGTCCTTATTTTGATTGGCCGATGGCTCGAAGCACGCGCCAAGGGCCGCACCGGCGCTGCGATTCAGGCTCTGCTGGGCCTGCAGGTCCGCACCGCGCGCGTCATTCGGGGTGGTGAGACGGTGGAGGTCGATGTCGATGCACTTGCCGTCGGCGATGTGATCCTGGTCCGACCGGGTGAGCGGATCCCTGTGGACGGCGAGGTTACCGAGGGATCCAGCAATGTGGATGAGAGCATGATTACCGGAGAGCCTGTGCCCGTGCAGAAGGCTGCAGGTGCGGCGGTAACGGGCGGGACCGTCAACGGCACCGGGAGCCTGACGTTCAAGGCCGCACGGGTCGGGTCGGATACCACGCTCGCACAGATCATCCGCATGGTCGAGGAAGCTCAAGGCGCCAAACTGCCCATCCAGGGCCTTGTTGACCGCGTGACCCTGTGGTTCGTGCCTGCGGTCATGATGCTCTCGGCGCTCACGGTGGCGGTCTGGTTGCTTGTCGGACCGGACCCGGCTTTGACCTTTGCGCTGGTGGCCGGCGTCTCGGTTCTGATCATCGCCTGTCCCTGCGCCATGGGCTTGGCCACGCCCACGTCGATCATGATGGGCACCGGGCGCGCCGCAGAGATGGGGGTCTTGTTCCGTAAGGGTGATGCACTCCAGGCCTTGTCCGAAGTCGATGTCATCGCACTCGACAAGACGGGGACTGTCACCGAAGGTCAGCCGTCGCTGACCGATCTGGTCACCACCGACGGTTTGGACCGAGACAGGGTGCTGAGCATGATCGCTGCCGTGGAGGCCCAGTCTGAGCATCCCATCGCCGAAGCCATTGTGCGCGGCTCGTGGGCCGAAGGGATCGCCATTCCGAGTGCTACGGGCTTCCGGTCGATCACGGGTTATGGCGTCGCCGCGACCGTCGAAGGTCAGGAGGTGATGGTAGGCGCGGACCGTTATATGTCCCGCGAAGGGATCGAAATCGCCGCCTTGGTCGAAACGGAAGCCGAGCTGGCAGAGCGGGGCCGGACAGCGCTTTATGCGGCTATCGACGGCAAACTGGCCGCAGTGATCGCCGTGGCAGACCCCGTGAAACCCGCCAGCCAGGAAGCCATTGCAGCCCTGCACGCGCGCGGTTTCAAGGTTGCGATGATCACCGGAGACAAACGCGAGACGGCGGAGGCTATCGCGCGCGAAACCGGAATCGACCACGTGATCGCGGGTGTCCTGCCGGATGGCAAGGTCGCAGCTCTCGACGATCTGCGCGCGGGAGACCGAAAGATTGCTTTCGTGGGCGACGGCATCAATGATGCACCGGCCCTGGCCCATGCGGATGTCGGAATCGCCATCGGCACCGGAACCGATGTCGCCATCGAATCCGCCGATGTGGTCTTGATGTCAGGCGATCTGCGCGGCGTGGTGAATGCGGTCGAGGTTTCCAGGCGCACCATGTCGAATATTCGCCAGAACCTCGTCTGGGCCTTCGGGTATAATGTTGCGCTGATCCCGGTCGCCGCCGGGGTTCTCTATCCGGCCTTTGGTCTGCTTCTTTCCCCGGTTTTCGCGGCGGGTGCGATGGCCCTGTCATCGGTATCGGTTCTGACAAACGCCCTGCGTCTGCGCCGCATCGCGCCGGCCTTGCGTGAAGACAGAGACGTCACCGCACCACGGATCAGTGCACAGACCCAACCCGCAGAATAG
- a CDS encoding DsbA family protein: MKIAMAISLVATLLAPLASHADALSEDRVKELVLEAIRENPEIVLEAVQIIERREQERQAAAAASVLSENRDLLENDPNAPVLGNPDGDVTVVEFFDYNCPYCRRVKPHIEALLDEDPNVRLVYREWPILGDGSVFAARAALAAREQGKYEEFHWALMGMQGRAEEASVIQVAQEIGLDIAQLRRDMQAPEIDAHIAASMEMSRALGFNGTPSFVIGDALVPGVIEADQMIRLAQEARVAGQ; encoded by the coding sequence ATGAAGATCGCAATGGCAATCTCACTGGTCGCCACTCTGCTTGCTCCACTCGCGTCTCATGCTGACGCACTCAGCGAAGACCGGGTCAAGGAATTGGTTCTGGAGGCCATCCGCGAAAACCCAGAAATTGTCCTCGAGGCGGTTCAGATCATTGAACGGCGTGAACAGGAGCGGCAGGCCGCCGCAGCGGCGAGTGTCCTCTCCGAAAACCGCGATCTCCTCGAGAACGACCCGAACGCGCCGGTTCTCGGAAATCCAGACGGCGACGTCACGGTCGTGGAGTTCTTCGATTACAACTGTCCCTATTGTCGTCGGGTGAAGCCGCATATCGAAGCGCTCTTGGACGAAGATCCCAATGTGAGGCTGGTCTATCGCGAGTGGCCGATCCTCGGTGATGGCTCGGTGTTTGCCGCGCGCGCCGCATTGGCCGCGCGAGAGCAGGGCAAATACGAGGAATTCCACTGGGCGTTGATGGGCATGCAAGGCCGGGCCGAGGAAGCGTCCGTCATCCAGGTCGCACAGGAGATTGGTTTGGATATCGCGCAGCTGCGACGGGACATGCAGGCGCCTGAGATCGATGCCCATATCGCGGCGTCAATGGAGATGAGCCGCGCGCTCGGCTTCAATGGCACACCATCCTTTGTGATCGGAGACGCGCTGGTTCCAGGGGTCATCGAGGCCGATCAGATGATCCGTCTTGCGCAGGAGGCACGCGTCGCAGGTCAATAG
- the cueR gene encoding Cu(I)-responsive transcriptional regulator produces MNIGEVAERSGIPPKTIRYYEDIGLVRPQRSGNGYRAFRETDLHKLAFLGRARALGFSIEDCRNLLSLYEDETRESAQVKTIAEEHLSAIDDKIAQLQEMRETLSHLVEACHGDHRPDCPILKDLSGALAGCKPTTGRSAD; encoded by the coding sequence ATGAACATTGGAGAAGTCGCGGAGCGGTCCGGCATCCCGCCTAAAACCATCCGCTACTACGAGGATATAGGTCTGGTCAGACCGCAGCGCAGCGGCAACGGATACCGCGCGTTCCGCGAGACCGATCTGCACAAGCTTGCGTTCCTGGGTCGCGCGCGCGCGCTCGGGTTCTCGATCGAGGATTGCCGCAATCTCTTGAGCCTTTACGAGGATGAAACGCGGGAAAGTGCCCAGGTAAAGACCATCGCTGAAGAGCACCTGAGCGCAATCGACGACAAAATCGCTCAGCTTCAAGAGATGCGCGAGACCTTGTCGCATCTCGTCGAGGCCTGCCACGGCGACCACCGACCGGATTGCCCGATCTTGAAGGATCTTTCTGGTGCGCTCGCTGGATGCAAACCAACGACCGGAAGAAGCGCGGATTAG
- a CDS encoding copper resistance D family protein, giving the protein MAFATLGLAMAVIGFLLRGAVLLGDIAGMIDVPILLLLWETPPGDALMLRVLGLSAVLLGSYLGGQWLWVAVLGTAVAIWSFCAIGHVAIEELFWLQVVLFLHLFTAAFWIGVLPPLLRLSRSHERLVSAAGLGHRFGQVAVVSVPVLLLAGVIMTWQLVGSISAMFETSYGLTLLAKTAAVVVLLTLGAINKTRLVPSLQRGDEKAGPHLARSISLEWVCIGVILLATAVFTSILTVPS; this is encoded by the coding sequence ATGGCATTCGCCACATTGGGGTTGGCAATGGCTGTTATAGGGTTCTTGTTACGTGGAGCCGTGCTGTTGGGAGACATCGCTGGCATGATTGATGTCCCTATCTTGCTGCTACTCTGGGAGACCCCACCTGGCGACGCGCTCATGTTGCGCGTTCTCGGTTTGAGCGCCGTACTCTTGGGATCGTATTTAGGGGGACAGTGGTTGTGGGTTGCGGTCTTGGGAACTGCGGTCGCGATCTGGAGTTTTTGTGCAATCGGTCATGTGGCCATCGAAGAGCTGTTCTGGCTTCAGGTTGTATTGTTTTTGCATTTATTTACCGCTGCTTTCTGGATCGGTGTTTTGCCACCGCTCCTCCGACTTTCCCGTTCGCACGAGAGGCTGGTATCGGCTGCCGGACTTGGGCATCGCTTTGGTCAAGTTGCTGTTGTCTCGGTGCCAGTCTTGCTGCTTGCCGGCGTGATCATGACTTGGCAACTAGTTGGGTCGATATCGGCTATGTTTGAGACCAGTTACGGTTTGACGCTACTGGCTAAGACTGCAGCAGTCGTTGTGCTTCTGACCCTCGGTGCAATCAACAAAACGCGCCTCGTGCCATCCCTGCAGAGAGGCGATGAGAAAGCTGGGCCGCACCTTGCAAGATCGATTTCTCTCGAATGGGTTTGTATCGGTGTCATCTTGCTTGCCACGGCTGTCTTCACCTCAATACTAACGGTGCCATCATGA
- a CDS encoding multicopper oxidase family protein, whose product MKLSKRDFLRMSAAGLVCMPNSLLAQTDMRAVTARVADIQLLPDDYGKTQIWGFDGIAPGPEIRVTQGARVQRRVINDLPDPTSTHWHGIRIDNAMDGVAGLTQEAIRPGDSFDYDFVVPDAGTYWYHAHNRSFEQVARGLQGALIVEEPEQIDIDREEVLILDDWRIDPETAQIADTFGAMHDLSHAGRLGNYITTNGVYNLAKTVKRHERLRLRLINASNARIFKLALEGLEGWIVAMDGMPLAVPQPVEGSFLLSSAQRVDLIVDVTAEVGSAGHIVQLSRDESFSQVAFEVTGDGTRARRETPLPLPLNAHAMPDLASARDIALLMEGGAMGGMRGAMMGGRMSSMRDMMETGNFWAFNGAVGGMDGPALAELSRGETVRLKITNDTSFPHAMHLHGMHFHEIAPDGSLGALRDTTLLDRGEVRDIAFVADNPGKWLLHCHMLSHAASGMMTWVNVA is encoded by the coding sequence ATGAAACTTTCAAAACGCGACTTCCTTCGCATGAGTGCTGCCGGTTTGGTGTGCATGCCGAATTCACTGCTCGCGCAGACAGACATGCGCGCGGTGACAGCCCGGGTCGCAGATATACAGCTTTTGCCTGATGACTACGGAAAAACACAGATCTGGGGGTTCGATGGTATCGCGCCGGGCCCGGAGATCCGGGTTACGCAAGGTGCACGGGTACAGAGACGGGTCATCAATGACTTACCCGATCCGACATCGACCCATTGGCACGGAATCCGCATCGACAATGCGATGGATGGGGTGGCCGGTCTGACGCAAGAGGCCATTCGCCCCGGGGACAGCTTTGACTATGATTTCGTTGTCCCCGATGCGGGCACCTACTGGTATCACGCGCACAACCGCTCGTTCGAGCAGGTCGCACGCGGTCTTCAGGGTGCGCTGATCGTCGAAGAGCCGGAGCAGATCGATATCGACCGGGAAGAAGTCCTGATCCTCGACGATTGGCGCATCGATCCGGAGACAGCCCAGATTGCGGATACATTCGGGGCGATGCATGACCTCAGCCATGCCGGGCGCCTCGGGAACTACATCACGACGAACGGCGTCTACAATCTCGCAAAGACCGTGAAACGGCATGAGCGGCTGCGTCTGCGGCTGATCAATGCGTCCAACGCGCGGATTTTCAAACTCGCGCTGGAGGGGCTCGAAGGCTGGATTGTGGCCATGGACGGGATGCCGCTGGCCGTGCCGCAACCCGTGGAAGGTTCATTCCTGCTGTCATCGGCACAACGGGTGGACCTGATCGTCGACGTGACCGCAGAGGTCGGCAGCGCGGGCCATATCGTGCAATTGAGCCGCGATGAAAGCTTTTCTCAGGTGGCCTTCGAAGTGACTGGCGACGGCACACGCGCGCGGCGCGAAACGCCTCTACCCCTGCCGCTGAATGCCCATGCCATGCCCGATCTGGCATCGGCAAGGGACATCGCATTGCTGATGGAAGGGGGGGCCATGGGCGGCATGCGCGGTGCCATGATGGGCGGGCGGATGTCTTCGATGCGCGACATGATGGAGACAGGAAACTTCTGGGCCTTCAATGGCGCGGTGGGGGGCATGGATGGTCCAGCACTGGCGGAACTGTCGCGTGGCGAAACCGTTCGGCTGAAGATCACCAATGACACGTCGTTTCCGCATGCCATGCATCTTCATGGCATGCATTTTCACGAGATCGCACCCGATGGCAGCCTCGGCGCGCTGCGCGACACCACGCTGCTCGACCGGGGCGAAGTGCGCGACATTGCCTTCGTGGCAGACAACCCCGGAAAATGGCTGCTGCATTGCCATATGCTGTCCCACGCAGCGTCCGGCATGATGACATGGGTTAATGTGGCATGA
- a CDS encoding L,D-transpeptidase, which yields MAKLTRRHFVVGSAMLFSAPLATSISAAPTSPRAMWDVWDAQVTPLGFDPSTSNLWGVHPRFLPVRVEAKAGLVPGDIHVDAVARYLYHIEPNGSTAMRYGVAIARGTLYEPGVYTVQRKAKWLTWRPTDDMIERDPDLYAQHAEGMDAGPTNPLGSRALYLYVGNRDTYRRIYGSPEPRSIGGRASSGCVRMIMAHINDLYPNVETGKTAHLYPPEDAIGG from the coding sequence ATGGCCAAACTGACGCGTCGGCACTTTGTGGTAGGGTCTGCAATGCTCTTTTCGGCACCGCTCGCCACGTCGATATCTGCAGCGCCCACGTCTCCGCGCGCAATGTGGGATGTCTGGGATGCGCAAGTCACACCCCTAGGCTTTGACCCCTCAACTTCCAATCTGTGGGGGGTTCATCCGCGTTTCCTACCGGTTCGGGTGGAGGCAAAGGCGGGCCTTGTTCCAGGTGACATCCATGTCGATGCCGTTGCGCGCTACTTGTATCATATCGAGCCGAACGGCAGCACGGCGATGCGCTATGGCGTGGCCATCGCACGCGGGACATTGTACGAGCCGGGTGTCTACACGGTCCAGCGTAAAGCCAAGTGGCTCACTTGGCGTCCAACGGACGACATGATCGAACGCGACCCGGACCTTTATGCACAGCATGCGGAGGGGATGGACGCGGGGCCAACCAATCCATTGGGATCCCGTGCGCTTTATCTCTACGTGGGGAACCGGGACACTTATAGGCGTATTTATGGATCGCCTGAGCCGCGTTCGATCGGAGGTCGTGCGAGTTCGGGGTGCGTACGCATGATCATGGCACATATCAACGATCTCTATCCCAACGTGGAAACGGGCAAGACCGCTCACCTGTATCCGCCCGAAGATGCGATCGGTGGCTAA